The genomic region gattgttacagaaaaattagatggagaaaaaagatgggaagaaggaggcggaaatttgtgggagaagaagatgaaaaaaaatatatatatatttcggtggtgggtaccatgggtttcatatatgacgttttgtttttaaatactgtttaagtgtaccgaataattcggttaaattcggttcggcccgaattatttgcgttttaaattcaaattagtaaaaaacgcgttttttatcgaattttatttttaattcggaatCGGTCTgaatttttgatttaattcggaaaaattcgattcggccgaataattcacgaattattcggctgaATTGTTAACTAGGCCCATGGGTGCTCCCTCATCGCACAACCAAGGAGTGTTCATTTCCTCGAGAAAAAATAGCTTGATAGAAGTATTTGTTATGGTACATCTTATGATTTTCCATAACTTTGGATGCATTTTTCAACAAATAAAATGCTACTTTTGCGTTGATGGATCGACCCAATGCTGATGTCACATGAATTTAAAActtgattttaaaaattgaaaatcaaatttttatggGCAAAGAAGACTAGGCAAGTTCAACTGGCAAGTAGAAAGCTGATAGAAAGCATTTCTGTGGAGTCTCAGCAACAAATTCAATAGCGAATGACACGAAAAACCCTGCATCAAAAGCTGTGAGGTACAATGCATCAAAAGCTCCTGATCTGATCTATTCAATCCAAGAACACCGATTATCCAGCCGTGTTTCCAAGTTATTAACAAAATTAACTACAAATTATGAATAATGAAAGAACAAATGAACAATGTACACCATCTTCACTTCTCTTGGTTCAATTATCTGTGCATTCTCCTACAGATCTACAAAGATACCATCCCACAAGAATGGGCAAATCATGCATGCCATGAGATGCTAGTTCCTTCTACTACAAAACTTCGGGGAAAGGCGATCCACAAATAAAAGAGACAAGATTGTAGTTCAACAAATACATCTTCCCACTGAAGATTGGTGTAAGATCTGCAAAACCTCGGCAAGTTCCTAAGACCTGCCTCTTCAGACGACTCCAGGAATCATCGAAACAGAAGTATAATCATAAGCATGCAACCAGGTAACCATGCAGAAATTCTGTGCTCAACTGAAGATGAAGTTGAAGTGGATGTCGCTGTCGCATTACTTGCAGCACTGGAATTGCTACTGGCAtgaaaaaaaatggcatttttacAATTTGAAGAATAAGACAGGTAGAATTGCTTGTGACTTGGAAGCACTATCAAAGAGTTTATCACGTTACATACCCGGAAGTCATGTACACGCAGTTATCATAGCCTGCACACAAACATATAAATTGAGTTAATCTTCCACCAGGCAGGGATTGCAATTGGAGTGGAGTCCTTTTACGCAGTCAACTAGAATAAATTacagaaaaatgtttctatcAATAAACAATTAGAGTAATGTTTGAAAAGATGAGCACACATGAGGCACCCATAGAACCTCTCCACCTTGGCATCAATGTAGAGATAGACTTAATATGTGAACATGACATTTTACAAGCAAAGGAGATCACTTTGTGAGGTGGAGAGTGGTGTAAATAAATTATTGTCAGGCTTAGTAAAAAATCTCTGGTTCTCTCAGGTGGATGTAGGCATTTGTGCCGAACCACGTTATATTCCTCATGTTGtgtgtgattgtttgcttgGTTTCTTCCTCGTGGTCGCGCACTCATCCCAATAACTTAGTTTCTAATGAACTTATTTACCATGTCATAATCCTCTTAAGAGTAAGAACAGTGAACAGCATCAAAAGAAGTCCAAGGGAGAACCAAGCAACTAGAAAAAATGGTTCAAAATCACATTATTGAGCTTCATTCTGCGCCAGGTTTGACAACTACACGGATAATGTAGAATATATTTAACCAGAAAACATACCTGAAAATAGTATTACAGTTTTGCTTTTTCAGTTAGATAACAATTATAGGAACAATAGAAGCTACCAGATCATACAACAGATTGACTTGTCTAGTTTTAGTACAAATCATACAAATGGTTGAACcaaaaggtaaaaaataaaaaaataaaaaaaataaaaactaataaacTATGCTACTAGGTTGAAGTTTATTTAATTAGCACCCAAGTGATTGGTCTTTTCCTTACATGCACCATAAAGGCTAAAATATTATCCAAACAAATTTATGCATCCTCAAGTCTTAACATGCCAAAATAGCTGTCTAGAGAAATACaccaatcatagatctcaaTGAAAGCCCCCATTTAATTGATAAATATTTCCCCCTTTTCCCTGTTAGCTGTTATATTAATTAGCTAGGTTTGGACAAGTGTAACAAGAGAAGAGTTTGAGATGCAGTGGTCTTACCTGGGTTCTTATTAGTTTTCACCCCTGTACCCCCAAAGCTGCAAGCTATGTCAGTAGCTCCATTTTGCTGGTAATAACTGTTGAAGGCATATGATGCATGGGAGAGTAATGTATCAGGCTGGTAACAAGGCTGGCTAGGCTGGATAGCCGAACAATCAACATTCCCAGGACCACAAGCCCAATCTAGAGCACTCTGCAAGTCTAGTTCTGAAGCAGTAGATGATGCAATGCACCAGGTCCCATTAGAACTTGTAATGTTTGCCTGTGTAGTCATGTCCACAACCCCTCTTCCAGTAAAATCCAGGCTGTAGACGCTTGTCTGGTCAGGGTAAAACAAACCCCAGTTTCTCTCAGATTCCAACCCGGGTTTCCTATTCTCGTTAAACAATGAAAATATATAGACATCAAGAACCTCTCCTGGCTTTGCTGGAGTTCCTGTATTATTGATAACATGGCGGATAAGATTATTGTTATATTTCTGGGCATTATCAGGAGTTGCAGCTTTCTCCTTGGTTGATCCTTTTGAAGGCCACCCTGTCTCAGTAATCATGACTTTTATTGTTCTGAAATTTAGAGCCATTAGTGAGAAATAGATGGCATCTATCTGGGCATCTAACATGTTTGTATAAATCAACCCAGTGTTTGGATCAATAACTTCTGATGAAGACTCAAACAGAGCATAGTCCAGAGAAACATTTGGGGAGTCCCTATAAGCATAGTAAGGATAAATATCAACCATGAATGGGGACCTGTTCTCTGCAAGAAAGTCCAACATGGGTTTCAAGAAGGAAGCATGGCTGCTATTAAAAGCCCCAGCTGATGGAGGGAACGAACGAGATAAGACCCCAAGTGAATGAGTACTGGACACTTTGATCTTCTTATGCAGACCAGTTTTTCTCAGAGCTGCAAGGACGTTGTACATGGCAGGTACAACAAGGGCAGATACATTGGTAGAGCTTTCTGTGACTTCAGCTCCAACGGTTATGTATGTAATCTTTGTGGCAGGGTAGTAAGGCAGGATGCTGTTCTTCAACCAAGTATCCACATTGGATTGAAACTGGGAGAATGGCAGTAGGTCAGAATTTGGTACTCCAATCATGAGCTCTACTCCAGTATTGGCAAAGGCCTTGAGAACCTGAATATTGGAATCATAGATCCTTGAATATTTGATATTGTGCAGTCGAACAAGTTGGGCTACTTTATCAGGGGTGGGAAGGTCATCAGCATTTCTCCCATAGCAGACTCCAATTGTGCTTCCCCTGCATAGCACTGTCACAGAAACCAACTAGGTTAGGAAACAGTTGGTTTTAACAGTGAAGAAACATAAAGCCCTTAGGAAACAGGAAAGATTTCACTTCTTTCTATATTTTTACAGGGTGGGTTGGGGCGGGGGGGGGTTGGGACTAGCGGATTTGAAAGATCAATTTCTAATGTAGAAACAATACATCATAAATTTCCAACaacgaaaaaaaaatcaatagatCATAAATTGATTTGACTTTTTAACAGTTCTAGCATCCAAACAACAAAAACgagaaattagaaaaatattaCATAAACATAAACAGACTAAAAAGTTTAAGCTCAAACATGAAAGTCTAGGAGCTAGTACAAGCATGTTAAACAAGTGAACTTCTATGCTTTGATCCTGCATCAAATAGATAGCCCAGTCACCCACATTTATAAGGAAAAATGtattacaaccacagtgcattGACTGAATCCTAACCAGTCAACATAGGATTCCCTTTTCCTTCTGCCAGGTGTTGAAGCTTTTAGACCAAAGATGGATGAAAATTGATCTTCTTAGGGGTCAAAGTGTCAGAACCCTTCAAAGCATGCAAGAATTTAGTCTACTACAATTGTTTGCCATTTTTCCATTGCAATGGCACCATCCATAGACTAACAATTCAAAATAGTTTTTATTACACAGTCAATTACTTTCTAACCTAGATTTCCCCGCAAAGCTGTGTcctgatttttatttcttctgaCTAAAGAACTTTCTGTGCATTCTATGGACAATCAAACATGGGAATCAATTGGGCTATATTCTCATATGTGGTCTACCAAACTATGaagaaacaaaatgaaacaCGGTTAACAGATTTCCATATGGATATTGCAGCaaaagatttcctactttcagAGTTTTGGTAGCATGCATTGGAGAACATTCTGCAAATTGCAAAAGTGGATTATATGATGGACTTGACAGTAGCAAGCATGCCACTCACAAAACACAAGTCAACCAGGCTCAGCCCACCAGCagattgatttgatttggatgACTTTGAGACAGTAATGATAAGGCCAAAAGAAATGGTGCATATTTGAGGTTTTGGTAGTTAAGTTATCCACCCAAAAACTCAAGCTATTAACTGAAGAGGCCCAACTTGTATATGAAGTCCAGCGAGTCGATGTGGGATTATTGCTTAACACTCCACACCTCACGTGTGTCTCCCCATGGGTGGTTATACATGTGATGCGTGTGGTCCCTCATAGCTCAACCATATAGGCAGATATATTATCATAGTATTGTTCATGGTTGCCTTAATACCATGTTGGGTTATCTAATCCAAAAGCTTAAGCTATTATGTGGAGAGGCCTAACTGACATGTAAAGTCATCCAAGGCCCAGACTTAGACGATGTGGGATTATCCCTAACAAGGGGCTGCAAGCTTATCCCTTTCTACCACTCCAAAAAAAAgcaaatgaaagtgaaaagtCACCATTAACATGAGAACACTACAGAAAATAAGTTGTCTGGCCACATGAGTTATGCAAGGATCTTGCAAGACTTTAATCCAAACATCAAATGACAATTGAAGTCTTGAATACAGTCACAGCCCTGATCCTCCTCTCATCATGCACAGCAGTCTCAAGCAATCCAATTATTCAAAGCACCAAAACTACTTATATTCGGTGGTTTCGATCACATGACCTTTAGCTTCAAGTTTCTTCTCATATTTGTGAATATATATGATTGGTGGACCCAAATATTAActccattttttattaaaaattaattcATTTGCATTAGCTCCTCATGGggagtaaaagaaaataagaagaagcaGAATGGTGAGGAGAAGGATAAAAGCGCCTAGTACATTTGATCTGTCTTAGTTGTGAgattcatttaattattaaacTCAATGGAGCACTTTGCATTAATTAGCATGCAATGATGCATTCATTTCATGCAAAATACGCAACTTGCACATTTATAAAAACTCACGTATTGAGATGAAGTTCTATTGGAAGCTCTGACCTTGGTTATCAAGTTTCAGCTATATATGCCTCACAACAGGCGCTGAAATTTGCAATTCATGCTACAATGATCAAGTTTTTCCACGCCATAAAGAAATTGGATTGTCAAGGTTCTCTGATTTATGTTTTATTACTTTTTCACAACCCACCTCCtcacccaaaaagaaagaaagaaaaaaaaaagaaggccaGGACTAAAAACTAAGCTTATGTATCCAAGGTTATCTTTGGCGatgcttctctctcttcaaagcaTAGCTTCTCTCTAATCATCATAAAATGCAGGTCAATCTTCAATTTGACCATCAAATAGAACTAGGAAATGGTAAAATATATGTTGCAattaacacaattttttttttttttttttcatgaataagatCACATGCTGAGTCTTATCAAAACTGAATTTTTCCTAGATCGAATTGTGTAAAAGGTTAACATACAAAGTTGGTTATGATTTCTTAAGTaactaatttttcttttagCAGGAAAGCCAGCAAACTAGGGTATCGATTTACAGTCCCTTTGTCCAATATATTGCAGCACAGATCTTTCTTTATTGCAAACTGGAAAGTATAAGGATGTAGGACTTTATTGGGGGGTTCCATTCGTTTCGATGTACAATGGCTGGAAGTGGAAAaataaacataattttttttttaaagggattGTTTCATCAAACATGAGGGATGATATTTCCCTTACTTTATTTCACTTGCAAGCATTTCAATCGAAACAAAGCGAGCCATAAGGTGGAAACATATAGTGATAAGATGAAGTCATGGAATTGTGGTCACATATTGCTGTTGTTATCTATACTCCTTGGCTACTTGTGGCTTATATGACCTCTCATTTATTCCTCCGAGTCTTGGACAATTGAGACATGTGAAACAATTTGATACATCATGAtcattttgaaagaaaaattatgtcCTTAACCATCACCCAGATTGAACTAATTGTTTCAGAGAATACATATACTCTATGATGTCTGAGAGTAAAGAATATCTCTTTAGAGATCTCAATTGTTACATAGTATTCATATTACTACTTGTTTTTGTGTTGTTTCCTTTATGGTTGATAGATAAACAGACCAGGATACAAACCAGACATGCTAAATATATCATGACCAAGATACATAACCTAACCAAATAGGCTTATTCTGAAAACTTGACTTTAGACACCATCTCAGAAACAATCAAGTCATACGGCACAACATTCAGCATGGAATGGCTTCTGGACAGTCAAGATGCAAcaagtttaagcatatcaacaAGGATACCATGTATAATATTTCAGGAACAATTATTCATAATTATCATTACATGAAAAGAAAACTGCCTTCCCATGAAGATGTCTCACTCCAAGTTTCCAACCAATTAATCTAGTGACTTCATTACTAACATAAACAAGTCCACACAAAAACAATGCATAAAAGCCCCTAAAGTAGTTAATTGCAGAGGCACCCCTAGCAGAGTCCAACTTAGCATTATGCACAATAGCTCTAAATAATGCAAAAACAGACTCTGTTCAGCATCCAAAGATCACAGTGCCACAAACACTCACCTGATTAAGTTTGATTATAAGTAacaaaaataaaggaataatcaaagaacaaggaGACTAATAATATTTGAGTTCCTACTCTTTCATAATGCGGTCAAGACTAGAAATCCATCCTTCAACTACAATAGTGAGGCATTAAGAGATGGAGAGAAACTCtagagagagaagatgaaggGTAAACCTAAATCAGAGAGAACAGTAGAAAtgtagttttcagaaacactAACACAATCAGGAGCAGACAAGTTAGAGACGAGAAATAAAAACATGCTATTAGATTAAGAAGCTCTGACAAGGATAATAATCTGTTCCACTTAAGAAGAAATTCTTTCCACTTTCGAAATGGCGCATGAGGAATCGTTGTGCAATGGGATACCGAAGATAAACCCGTTTCAAATTAGCCACTGAAAATGAAAAGCCACTAAAGCAAGGAAATTTTCTGGGTTTTCCTTTTTGGGTTGTGTTGGTGGATGAatgaaagaatgagagaatgaGAAAGATAGGAAGGAAATGcacagaaagagaaagagaaagagaagaccATAAATGCAACACTAACCTGCAAAGAAATGGAGAATAAGCAGTAACAAGAGACGAACCGCGGAGACAAAGCCAGGAATCCACGCCATTGCTCCCCCGCCCCCCAGTCCTCTCCTCCACACACGCCTTCAGTCCTTCACTTTCTCTACACCCTTTCGTTTAGCCTTCTTTCATGGGTTCTGACAGTAACGTTTTATTTGCTTGCTTCGGTTCTTTCTCCCAGACCAATTTgaaactgagagagagagagagagagagagagagagagagagagagagagagatggcagaTGTAACGGACAGAAAGGCTCGAGCTTTTTGGCCAGAATAGCGAGGTTCGTGCGGTgggatggaattggaatttggaACTTGTAAGCGGACTTGAAGAGTGAGTTATGAAATAGGGTTGAGACTGTGCGCCTCGAATCTACAGCTCACCTGAGCTCGAGCAGGTTTGTTGTGCACTGTCCGAGACTTGGGTGTGTGTTGTTCAGACTTCagaatcaaaacccaaaagagtCAGTCTTCACTGTTCAGACATCAGTACTTGCACTACACGCTGACGCGGCTCACACGACAACCGTGCAAGGCATTATCTGAAATGaagaatatattatattttatagaATCCCATAGTGGTCCACTCATCCCAGTAATTTATATAGTCCCAAAAAGTAAATTTTGTAGAATCCAATACAGTTTTCCCAAAGTGGTCCGCTCATCCCAGTTCTTCCCATCACAAACCGGGGGCTTCAACGGCGCAACTCTGCCTGGTCTGTTTCCATGTCCATCTCCCTCTTTACACGCTCCCTGCACGTTATTTAAATATCATTCACTTTCTCTGTAGTTTGAAACATAACAACATCCTCCACTTAGGTTTCAAGattctaattatcgtcctaTTAATATCTCATAGTATTAGATATGTAATTAGAAAGACAAATTTACCCTCATCTCTAAAACCTTTATCCTAGATTGCAAAACCCATTATCTCAAGTCGATATTTTctcaaaagaggaaaaaataagaGTTGTTGTAGGTTATcgggaaagagagaaaactaCAACTCGACGGAAATTTTGTGCTTCAACAAGTTAGGTTTCTACGAGCatggtttgagaacttggtatcgGGAATGGGATCAATCAAGTTCGAGTCGATCCAGATCAGCCAGGATCAGATAGAAATACCCCTGCTTTCAAttaaaaattcagtttttggactattttaccctttgtcCATACCAATCCATCGATAACGCTATCACCCAAGAATCAGGATCATTCAAGGCCAATACCGTTTTGATCCGGCCAATCCTGTAGGTAAAGTTGTGTCAGATTATTGAGAGAGAAAACCTCAGTGTCGCCTTCTTGATAAGAGAACTTTCAATCTATCACTTGTATGAAATATTCCTGATACCTAAAACAAAGATTATTAGAAAAACTGGTGGACTGAGTCGTGTCATTTGACACTGTCCTTAAGATCGTAGATGCTCCCTATGGTGCAACCGGGAATATTGCAAATTGgtctccaagataaaacagccCGTGGCTCCCCCAGTAATTGTGCATTCGACTACTGGACCCCTTCGAATGCTATAGGGTTGTGctcaaactaaaaaataaaacactaaGAAATGGACTTGTGAAATCCAATGAACctcaagaaaatcaaagctTGACAACAAACACTTGAATGCTTCAAGTGACTTGATCCGTGTTTTTGCAAATGCTAAAGCTTCCCCTATTTATAAGACAATTTGGATGaggagtaaaagaaagaaattaaagaactttaaaatcaaagtgAATAAATTGATACTTAAAAATATGAGATTAAAGATCTCTCAAATTTAATCTCTCAAAAACTGAAGAATTGCTTCTTCAAGAAGCTTCTGTGTAGAGACATAAACTGTctcaaaaacttaaaagagaaattGCCTTAAGGAGCTTCAAAGGATAAATTACGTACTAACAACTTTAGTATTTAATAACCATTTTATGgagagacttaaagaatctCCAAAATTGAAGGAAGTACATAATCCCTTTAGCTTTAACAATAGGCTACATAAACAAACTAGCCAATTAAGAAGCAATTAAGGGAAGATGTAAATAAGCTTAAAGAAAAACTAAAGGGGCAAGTGTTTTGAATCTTAGGTTGTTTTTTAAAACTTGCATTAAAAACAAACAATTCCCCCACAAGATT from Macadamia integrifolia cultivar HAES 741 unplaced genomic scaffold, SCU_Mint_v3 scaffold535, whole genome shotgun sequence harbors:
- the LOC122069111 gene encoding glucan endo-1,3-beta-glucosidase 13-like isoform X2, whose translation is MAWIPGFVSAVRLLLLLILHFFAVLCRGSTIGVCYGRNADDLPTPDKVAQLVRLHNIKYSRIYDSNIQVLKAFANTGVELMIGVPNSDLLPFSQFQSNVDTWLKNSILPYYPATKITYITVGAEVTESSTNVSALVVPAMYNVLAALRKTGLHKKIKVSSTHSLGVLSRSFPPSAGAFNSSHASFLKPMLDFLAENRSPFMVDIYPYYAYRDSPNVSLDYALFESSSEVIDPNTGLIYTNMLDAQIDAIYFSLMALNFRTIKVMITETGWPSKGSTKEKAATPDNAQKYNNNLIRHVINNTGTPAKPGEVLDVYIFSLFNENRKPGLESERNWGLFYPDQTSVYSLDFTGRGVVDMTTQANITSSNGTWCIASSTASELDLQSALDWACGPGNVDCSAIQPSQPCYQPDTLLSHASYAFNSYYQQNGATDIACSFGGTGVKTNKNPGYDNCVYMTSGNSSAASNATATSTSTSSSVEHRISAWLPGCMLMIILLFR
- the LOC122069111 gene encoding glucan endo-1,3-beta-glucosidase 13-like isoform X1 encodes the protein MAWIPGFVSAVRLLLLLILHFFAVLCRGSTIGVCYGRNADDLPTPDKVAQLVRLHNIKYSRIYDSNIQVLKAFANTGVELMIGVPNSDLLPFSQFQSNVDTWLKNSILPYYPATKITYITVGAEVTESSTNVSALVVPAMYNVLAALRKTGLHKKIKVSSTHSLGVLSRSFPPSAGAFNSSHASFLKPMLDFLAENRSPFMVDIYPYYAYRDSPNVSLDYALFESSSEVIDPNTGLIYTNMLDAQIDAIYFSLMALNFRTIKVMITETGWPSKGSTKEKAATPDNAQKYNNNLIRHVINNTGTPAKPGEVLDVYIFSLFNENRKPGLESERNWGLFYPDQTSVYSLDFTGRGVVDMTTQANITSSNGTWCIASSTASELDLQSALDWACGPGNVDCSAIQPSQPCYQPDTLLSHASYAFNSYYQQNGATDIACSFGGTGVKTNKNPGYDNCVYMTSGSNSSAASNATATSTSTSSSVEHRISAWLPGCMLMIILLFR